ACCATGAGCCAGATTGGCTACATGTTCCTGGCGCTGGGTGTTCAGGCGTGGGATGCGGCGATTTTCCATCTGATGACGCACGCCTTCTTTAAAGCATTACTGTTCCTCTCCTCGGGTTCAGTGATTCTGGCCTGCCATCACGAACAGAACATCTTCAAAATGGGTGGTCTGCGTAAGAGCATTCCGCTGGTCTACACCTGCTTCCTGGTTGGCGGCGCGGCGCTGGCGGCACTGCCGCTGATTACGGCGGGCTTCTACAGTAAAGATGAGATTCTGTTTGGTGCACTGGCTAACGGCCACATCAATCTGATGGTTGCGGGTCTGGTAGGGGCGTTCCTGACCTCTATCTATACCTTCCGCATGATCTTCATCGTGTTCCACGGCGAAGAGAAAATTCATGCGCATGCCGGTAAAGGCATCACCCATCATCTGCCGCTGATTGTGCTGCTGCTGCTCTCTACCTTCATTGGTGCGCTGATTACGCCACCGCTAGCGGGCGTACTGCCAGCCAATGAGTTTGGTGAAGCGGGCAAAGTGGGACTGGAAATCACCTCGGGCGTCGTAGCGATTGTCGGCATTCTGATCGCTGCCGCACTGTGGCTGGGCAAACGTGAGCTGGTTACCCGTATCGCAAACAGTGCGCCAGGCCGCTTCTTCGGCACCTGGTGGTTTGCGGCCTGGGGCTTCGACTGGCTCTACGATAAAGTGTTCGTCAAACCTTATCTGGGTATTGCGTGGCTGCTGAAGCGCGACCCACTGAATGGCCTGATGAACCTGCCTGCGCTGCTGTCACGCATTGCCAACAAAGGCCTTGTGGTCAGTGAGAACGGCTACCTGCGCTGGTACGTTGCGTCAATGAGCCTGGGTGCCGTACTGGTGCTGGCTCTGCTGCTGGTGATTTAAAGATTGATGAGCGGGGCAGGTTAGCTAATCTGCCCATTGAGAATGTCAAAAATTGTCCTGAGCAAGGGCGTTATCGTCGCGGCCAGTTTGGTTACCGCCAGCGCACAGCAACCGGAGCATACCGAGGTATGTGAGGATTGCGAGCACTGCCGGGAAGCAAAATGGCAAGTAAGATAGCCCGAACTAAGACAAAGAAAAGGGAAGTGTGCCGTGTTATTACCTTGGCTAATTATCATACCCTTCGTCGGCGGTCTGATCTGCTGGCTCACTGAGCGCCTTGGCGCGAAGGTGCCACGCTGGATCGCGCTGATCACCATGGGGCTGACGTTGGCGCTTTCGCTGCAACTCTGGTTGCAGGGAGGCTATTCACTGACGCAGGCAGCGGGCATTCCGCAGTGGCAGTCAAGTTTCTCCGTTCCGTGGATCCCACGCTTCGGCATCAGCTTCCATTTAGCCATCGATGGCCTCTCGCTGCTGATGGTGGTGCTGACCGGCCTGCTCGGTCTGATGGCGGTGCTCTGTTCATGGAATGAGATCTCAAAGTATCAGGGCTTCTTCCATCTGAACCTGATGTGGATCCTGGGCGGCGTAATCGGTGTGTTCCTCTCCATCGATCTGTTCCTGTTCTTCTTCTTCTGGGAAATGATGCTGGTGCCGATGTACTTCCTCATCGCGCTCTGGGGTCATAAAGCATCGGACGGTAAAACCCGTATTTCCGCCGCGACCAAATTCTTCATCTATACCCAGGCTTCGGGTCTGGTGATGCTGATTGCGATTCTGGGCCTGGTGTTTGTTCACTACAACGCGACCGGCGTGTGGACATTCAACTACGAACAGCTGCTGCAGACGCCAATGTCGAGCGGTGTTGAATATCTGCTGATGCTGGGCTTCTTTATCGCCTTTGCGGTGAAGATGCCGGTAGTACCGTTGCACGGCTGGCTGCCGGATGCGCACAGTCAGGCGCCAACAGCCGGTTCTGTTGACCTGGCGGGTATCCTGCTGAAAACCGCGGCGTACGGCTTACTGCGTTTCAGTCTGCCGCTGTTCCCGAACGCGTCGGCCGAGTTTGCGCCAATCGCCATGTGGTTAGGCATCATCGGTATCTTCTACGGTGCGTGGATGGCCTTCTCGCAGACCGACATCAAGCGTCTGATTGCTTACACCTCGATTTCGCACATGGGCTTTGTACTGATTGCCATCTACACCGGCAGCCAGCTGGCGCTGCAGGGTGCGGTGATCCAGATGATTGCGCACGGTCTGTCTGCTGCTGCACTCTTCATTCTGTGTGGTCAGCTGTATGAGCGTCTGCATACCCGTGATATGCGTCAGATGGGCGGCCTGTGGTCGCGCATCAAATGGATTCCGGGTCTGTCGCTCTTCTTTGCTGTTGCCAACCTCGGTATGCCGGGCACCGGTAACTTCGTCGGCGAATTTATGATTCTGACCGGCAGCTTCCAGGTGGTGCCGATGATTATCATCATCGCAACCTTTGGTCTGGTGTTCGCCTCGATTTACTCGCTGGTGATGATGCAGCGCGCTTACTATGGCGAAGCGAAATCGAAAGATCCGCTGCCAGGCATGTCACCGCGTGAGTTTATGACCATCGGTGTTCTGGTGGTGCTGCTGGTGCTGCTGGGCGTCTATCCACAGCCGATTCTGGATACTTCGCACGCTGCCATGAGCAATATTCAGCAGTGGTTTACCGCTTCAATTTCAACTACAAGGCCGTAATTCGCCATGACAATAACTCCTCACCAATTGATTGCGTTGCTACCGCTGTTAATCGTCGGATTGACGGTGGTGGTTGTGATGCTGTCCATTGCCTGGCGACGCAACCACTTCGTTAACGCCACGCTAACGGTAGTTGGCCTGAACCTGGCGCTGCTCTCGCTCTACTTTGTCGGTCAGGTGGGGGCGATGGATGTCACGCCGCTGCTGCGCGTCGATGGCTATTCGATGTTCTATACCGCGCTGGTGATGCTGGCGAGCCTGGCGACCTGTACCTTTGCCTATCCATGGCTGGCGGGTTACCCGGACAACAAAGATGAGTTCTACCTGCTGGTGCTGATTGCGGCGCTGGGTGGCATCGTGCTGGCCAGTGCAAACCATCTGGCCTCGCTGTTCATCGGCATTGAGCTACTGTCGCTGCCGCTGTTTGGTCTGATTGGCTACGCTTTCCGTCAGAAACGTTCGCTGGAAGCGGCGCTGAAATACACCATTCTTTCCGCAGCGGCCTCATCGTTCCTGCTGTTTGGTATCGCGCTAATCTACGCCGACTCCGGTAACCTGAGCTTCGTTGCGCTGGGTCAGAGCCTGACTGACAGCATGATCCACGAGCCACTGCTGCTGGTGGGTCTGGGCATGATGATTATCGGTCTGGGCTTCAAGCTCTCACTGGTTCCGTTCCACCTCTGGACCCCCGATGTTTATCAGGGTGCGCCTGCGCCGGTTTCAACCTTCCTGGCGACCGCCAGCAAGATTGCGATCTTCGGTGTCATCATGCGTCTGTTCATGTATGCGCCGGTGACTGACAGCGAAGCGGTGCGAACCGTGCTGGCCATGATCGCCTTTGTGTCGATTCTGTTCGGTAACCTGATGGCGATTTCGCAGAGCAACATCAAGCGTCTGCTGGGTTACTCCTCTATCGCCCACCTCGGTTATCTGCTGGTGGCGCTGATTGCGGTGAAAGATCATCAGCTGTCGCTGGAAACCTCCGGTGTTTACCTGGCAGGTTATCTGTTCAGCAGCCTGGGTGCCTTTGGTGTGGTGAGTCTGATGTCCAGCCCGTATCGTGGCCCGGATGCCGATTCGCTCTACTCTTATCGCGGTCTGTTCTGGCATCGTCCTATCCTGTCAGCCGTGATGACGGTGATGATGCTGTCGCTGGCGGGTATTCCGATGACGCTGGGCTTTATCGGTAAATTCTACGTGATCGCTTCAGGTGTGAGTGCGCACCTGTGGTGGCTGACCGGTGCAGTGGTCGCGGGTAGTGCGATTGGCCTCTACTACTATCTGCGCGTGACGGTAAGTCTTTACCTCAGCCCGCCGGAACTGCATACCCGTGATACCCCGGCGAACTGGGCATTTACGGCCGGTGGTGTGGTGGTTCTGATCTCTGCCATTCTGGTGCTGCTGTTAGGGGTTTACCCGCAGCCGCTCATCAGACTGGTGCAGATGGCTCAGCCACTGATGTAAGCAGATGACTGCAACTGATGAATCAGGCCTCCGGGCCTGATTTTTTTTGCCTGTCAGACGCGGTGACCAGCAGGTGCTGGCGACACCACACTGAGGTAGAGTGTTTTGTTTAGCAAGGAGAGACCATGAACATTGACTGGCAGGATAAACATCATAGTGAACTCACCGCTCCGGAACTCTATGCGCTGCTGGCGTTGCGCAGCGCCGTGTTCGTGGTCGAACAGCAGTGTGCTTACCTTGATGTGGATGGCAAAGATTTGCAGGCGGAAAACCGGCATCTGCTGGGCATGGCGGATGACCAGCTGGTGGCTTATGCGCGACTTATCACGCCAGAGGATGAGACCAGCCCGGTGAAGATCGGGCGGGTGATCGTGTCAGATCGGGTTCGCGGTGCGCGTCTGGGCAATCGTCTGATGGAGCAGGCGATCAGCAGTTGTCAGCAGCACTGGCCGGGCCGGGACATGTTTCTCTCCGCGCAGGCGCATCTGGAAAACTTCTATGGCCAGCATGGCTTTGTGGCGGTGGGGGAGAACTACCTGGAAGATGGCATCCCGCACGTCGATATGCTGAAGAACGCGCCATAAAAAAGGCGAGGCCTGAGCCTCGCCTCATACTGCCGACAAACTCAGGTCAGAGTGAAACTGACAGCAACCTCTCAACTCAACGCGAAGGAAACACGGTCAGAGGAGGAAAGCGTCCCGCGCCAGGACGGCGCGGGCCGAGCATGTCATGGATGACGGCTTTTGCGACTTTCCGATCTGATCGTGTTCCCTGAGCAGGCTCGCTCTCATCGCAAATTGGTGCAGACTTTGTCAGAAAAAAAGGCGAGGCCTGAGCCTCGCCTTTTTCCATCAACCCACCGTCATCTGACGGTCGTCGACATATTTGCGCTGATCCGGCGCAGGCGGGAAATACTGATAAAGCCAGGTTTCACTCAGCGTCTCATCCTTGCTACGCAGGAACAGACGCATCTCCACCGGCTGGGTGGAATCGCTGTTCGGATACCAGTCAAACAGGATGCGGTAACCCTGGAGCGGATCGACATACAGAATCTCAACCTGCTTCACACTACCGGATGAAACGGTAATCACCGGCTCAATGCCTTTCGGCGCAGCGGCCTGCAGATCACCACCAATAAAATCGATGGCGAAGCGGCGGCACCAGGTTTCCGGGAAGTGTTCGCCAGGCGCCCAGCCTTCCGGGAAACCACCGATACCGGTACGGGTGGCATCCACGCGCGCCAGACCGCTGCGGACCGGCGGCAGACCACTCCAGTAAAGCTTGTAGGAGAAGTTCAGCTCGCTGCCCGCTTTGACCGGTTCAGCCGGTTGCCAGAAGCAGACCACGTTATCCAGCGTTTCGCCGGTGGTCGGGATCTCCATCAGGTTAATTGCGCCTTTGCCCCACTTGCCGACCGGCTCAACCCACAGGCTCGGACGTTTGTCATACCAGCCAATCACATCCTGATAATCTTTGAAGTCATGATTCAACTGCAGCAGGCCAAAGCCACGCGGATTCTCATCTTCATAGGCGTTGAACTGCAGACGCTGCGGGTTATTCAGCGGGCGGGCAATCCATTCGCCTTTACCGGTCCACATTGCCAGACGATCGGAGTCATGGATTTGCGGATGGTAGGTGTTGCACATGCGGCGCTCATTGGTGCCGCAGCTGAACATGCTGGTCATTGGCGAGATGCCGATCTGACGGATCTCTTTCCGCGCGAACAGGTGGTTCTCCACCTCCATCACCACGCGTTTCTCTTCGCAGTGGATGATGAACTTATAGGCACCGGTGACGCTGGCACCATCCAGCAGGGCGTAACAGGTAAAGGTTGTGTCTTCCGCTTTTGGCGTTTCAAACCAGAAGGCGGTGAAATCCGGAAACTCTTCCTGACCATTGCTGAAGGTGTTGATTGCGACGCCACGCGCCGAGAGGCCATACTGGTACGTATCGTCAACCGCACGGAAGTAGCTTGCGCCCAGGAACGAGACGATATCGCGACGGGCCAGTTCCGGTTTTTTAAAGGCGCGGAAACCGGCGAAGCCGAGGTCAGTTTTGCCTTCCAGCTGCTTCGTATCCACCTTCGCGTTGTTGTAGTTGAACAGCTCGGGGCGGAAGTGAATTTCGCGCGCCTGGCGGCTCTCGCCATCAACAGAGAACATGCGGATGCGCCGCTTAAAGCCCATACCAACATGGAAGAACTGCACGTCAAGCTGACGATCGGGCAGGTTGTTCCAGAGTGAGTGGTTGGCGTCATACTGAATTTCGTTGTACGCCTGCGGGGTCAGTGTGGCCAGCGTCTCCGGCAGCGCGCCTGGTGCACCGCCCCAGGGTTTCTTCGCCAGCGCAGCCGCGTTTTTCTTCAATACGTCGAAATCGAAGCGTACGGCGGTTCCGTCAGCAATGCCATCTTCTGCCCATGCGGATTGCGCAAACAGCGTTGACAGGCCGGTCATGCCGCTGACGGCAGAGAAGGCCATTGACGCTTTCATAAACATTCTTCGATTCATGCCAGAGATCATTCCTTAGCTGTTCGAGGGTGTCGTGACTGTTGTGCCAGATGCACTTTCATGGCCCGATAATCACAGGCAACAGAGGGGTACGACAGTAGGGTTACTGGAAAATTCACTCACGACAAAATTTATCAGATTAATCAAAGAAGCGAAGCGAAATTCGGCGGTTGCCGCTGCGTTTTCCACTTCTTTGCGCAGCGAAACGGCGTACCGCCTGCACTGAGGAAGATTAACGAATGAAAAATCAGGTGATTCCTGGAGCAGGAAATCAGCAGAGCGTCAGATTATGTCTATAGTTAATGGACTGCTTTGCAATTCACACGGAGGAAATGATGGTAAATCAGACAAATCAATTCGAATCGGGCCTCGATGACGATATTGCGTTACTGACCGAAACCCTGGAAGAAGTGCTTAAGGCATCAGGCGATCCGGCCGATCAGAAGTACATTGAGCTTAAAAGCAAAGCCGAACAGGCGCTGAACGACGTGAAATCCCGTGTCAGCCAGGCGTCCGATAGCTACTACTATCGCGCTAAACAGGCGGCGTACCGTGCAGATGATTACGTGCACGAAAAACCGTGGCAGGGTGTCGGTATCGGCGCAACCGCCGGTCTGGTACTCGGTCTGCTGCTGGCGCGTCGTTAATCGCGACTCGCTGTCTGAGTTTTAGCAGACATCAGCAGTAAAAAAGCGGCGGGGAAATCCCGCCGTTTTTATTGGTTTTTTTACGCGCATGACACACCCACCTCCCTTTAATCCTGCTTCGCCCCCGCTATCTTTATGTGCAACGTGCTGCCCCAGGCGCAACGGTCACGATCACGGGTGAAGCCGATTGTGTTTCGCGTGTGGACTTCCTACAGTTAAGCAAACGTGAAAAGGAGAACCGGACGTGATTAGAGTAGAGATGCTGTCAACCGGGGATGAGGTGCTGCATGGCCAAATCGTCGATACCAACGCAGCCTGGCTGGCGGACATACTGTTCCAGCAGGGCTTACCGATGACCAGCCGCACCACGGTAGGGGATTCACTGGCGTCGCTCATCGCCACGCTGCAGGCGCGCAGTCATGAAGCCGATGTGCTGATCGTCAATGGCGGGCTGGGGCCAACCAGTGACGATCTGAGTGCGCTGGCTGCGGCCCGCGCCTGTGGGGTTGAACTGGCGATGCAGCAGGACTGGCTGGAACAGATGGAAGCCTGGTTCGCCAGCCGCGGACGGGTAATGGCGGCCAGCAATCGCAAGCAGGCTGAAATCCCGGCCAATGCGGAGCTGATTGATAATCCGGTCGGAACCGCCTGTGGCTTTGCCCTGCAACTCAATCGCTGCTGGATGTTCTTCACGCCTGGCGTGCCGTCTGAATTTAAAGTGATGGTTGAGCAGCAGATCATCCCCCGCCTTAAAGCAAAATTCTCGCCGCCCGAGCCGCCGATTTGTCTTCGACTGACCACCTTTGGTCGCGGTGAAAGCGATATTGCCGCGGAACTGGAGCCGCTGGCGTTGCCGGAAGGCGTGGTGATGGGGTATCGCTCATCGATGCCGATTATCGAGATCAAACTCACCGGTCCGGCCAGCCAGCGGGTGGCGATGGAGCAGGTGTGGCAGCAGGTGCGTCTGCTGCTGGCAGAGTGCACCCTCTTTGAAGGCACGGAAGGATTACCGGCGTTGCTGGCACGTGAGCTGGAGCAGCGCGGTGAGCAACTGGCGGTCAGTGAGCAATACACCGCCGGGCTGCTTTACTGGCAACTGGCCGCCGCCAGCGTGCCGTTGCGTGGTGCTGACATCCTGCCAGCCCGACAGGAGACGCTGGAGCAGCAGATGACGCGCACCCGCGATCTGGCCGCGCAGCAGCAGGCAGCGCTGGCGCTCTCTGTTGGCAGCCTTGATCAGGAAGAGATTTCGATAGCGCTGCATACACCGGATGCCAGTTTTGGTCAGCGCGTGAAGTTCAGCACCGGTCGCCATAATCTGGAGACGCGGCAGAAGGTGGTGGCGATGATGGCGATGAACATGCTGCGTCGCTGGTTACACGGCAGCGAAGTGAGCACCGGTTACGGCTGGATTGATGTGGTTGAAACTGTCAGACAGTAATATCAGTGAAAATAAAACGGGCGCCTGAGGCGCCCGATTTGTATGTGACTGAGAATTACCCCAGGGGCACTCTCACAGCAATAAATAAGCTCAAAGCGCGGGGAACACGGGCAGAGGAGGAAAGCGTCCCGCGCCATGGACGGCGCGGGCCGAGCTGTCAGGGATGACGCTTTTTGCGTCTTTCCGATCTGACCGTGTTCCCTAAGCGGACTCGATCCCACAGCAAATCAAGCCAGACTTGCTCCGCCTCAGTTATAACTCAAGCTCAATCTCGCCTTTGGCTTTGCAGCAGCAGGGCAGGATCTCATCCTGCTGCACAAAGGCCAGCGGCCGCTGTGGATAATGCACTTCGCCTTTCAGCAGCCGCATCCGGCAGGAGCCGCAGTAACCTTCGCGGCACTGAAACTCCACGCAGAGATTATTAGCTTCCAGAAGGGACAGCAGATTGGGGTGATCTTCTGCGCACTCCAGCCGGGCGCCGGAACTGCGCAGAATAACAACGTCGCGGCTCATGATTAAAGCTGGAAGTCGTCGAAGTCGTTAGCGCCTACTTCAGAATCGATCTGACCTACCAGATAGGAGCTCACTTCTACTTCCTGTGGCGCAACCTGCACGTTGTCAGACACCAGCCAGGAGTTGATCCATGGAATCGGGTTAGAGCGAGTCTGGAAGGGCAGATCAAGGCCAACTGCCTGCATACGGATATTGGTGATGTACTCAATGTACTGGCAGAGAATGTCTTTGTTCAGGCCGATCATTGAACCGCCGCTGAACAGATATTCCGCCCACTCTTTCTCCTGCAGTGCCGCCTTCTTAAACAGCTCAAAGCACTCTTCACGGCACTCTGCCGCAATCTCTTTCATCTCCGGATCGTCTTCACCGCTGCGCAGCAGGTTCAGCATGTGCTGAGTGCCGGTCAGGTGCAGCGCTTCATCGCGGGCGATCAGCTTAATGATTTTAGCGTTACCTTCCATCAGTTCACGCTCCGCGAACGCGAATGAACAGGCGAAGCTGACATAGAAGCGGATCGCTTCAAGCGCATTGACGCTCATCAGACAGATATAGAGCTGCTTCTTCAGGGCACGCAGGCTGACGACAACCTCTTTATCGTTGACCTTATGAGTGCCTTCGCCCAGCTGATGCCAGTAGTTGGTCATCTCAATCAGATCGTCGTAATAGCGTGAAATATCCTGGGCACGCGCCAGAATCTGCTCATTGGTGACGATATCGTCAAACACCACCGCAGGATCGTTAACGATATTACGGATGATATGGGTGTAAGAACGGGAGTGAATCGTCTCGGAGAACGCCCAGGTTTCAATCCAGGTTTCCAGCTCAGGAATCGAGATCAGCGGCAGCAGGGCGACGTTCGGGCTACGACCCTGAATTGAATCCAGCAGCGTCTGATACTTCAGGTTGCTGATGAAGATATGCTTTTCGTGATCCGGCAGCGCCTGATAGTCGATACGGTCGCGGGAGACATCAACCTCTTCCGGACGCCAGAAGAAGGAGAGCTGCTTTTCGATCAGCTTTTCAAAAATGTCATATTTTTGCTGGTCGAAGCGCGCCACGTTTACGGACTGACCGAAAAACATCGGCTCTTTCAGCTGATCATTTTTGTTCTGTGAGAAAGTGGAGTAAGCCATAAAAGTTGTCCAAAAGTAGACGAAGCCAGGCCTCGTGAAATGAATGAGGCGGGAGAATCTCCCGCCTGACCATTAGATTTTACAGGCGCCGCTCTCGCAGCCATCATCCTGGATAGAAGGTGCCAGGTCATCCTGCGCATCTTCCGCACCGTCACGGGTGTTCTGATAGTAGAGCGTTTTCACGCCGAACTTGTACGCCGTCAGCAGATCTTTCAGCAGCTGTTTCATCGGCACTTTACCGTTGGCAAAGCGTGACGGATCGTAGTTGGTGTTAGACGAAATCGCCTGGTCGATGAATTTCTGCATCAGACCCACCAGTTGCAGGTAGCCGTCGTTGTTCGGCATTTCCCACAGCAGTTCGTACTGATCTTTCAGACGCTCATACTCCGGCACCACCTGACGCAGGATGCCATCTTTCGATGCTTTGATGCTGATGTGGCCGCGTGGT
This genomic window from Pantoea sp. Lij88 contains:
- the nuoM gene encoding NADH-quinone oxidoreductase subunit M, with translation MLLPWLIIIPFVGGLICWLTERLGAKVPRWIALITMGLTLALSLQLWLQGGYSLTQAAGIPQWQSSFSVPWIPRFGISFHLAIDGLSLLMVVLTGLLGLMAVLCSWNEISKYQGFFHLNLMWILGGVIGVFLSIDLFLFFFFWEMMLVPMYFLIALWGHKASDGKTRISAATKFFIYTQASGLVMLIAILGLVFVHYNATGVWTFNYEQLLQTPMSSGVEYLLMLGFFIAFAVKMPVVPLHGWLPDAHSQAPTAGSVDLAGILLKTAAYGLLRFSLPLFPNASAEFAPIAMWLGIIGIFYGAWMAFSQTDIKRLIAYTSISHMGFVLIAIYTGSQLALQGAVIQMIAHGLSAAALFILCGQLYERLHTRDMRQMGGLWSRIKWIPGLSLFFAVANLGMPGTGNFVGEFMILTGSFQVVPMIIIIATFGLVFASIYSLVMMQRAYYGEAKSKDPLPGMSPREFMTIGVLVVLLVLLGVYPQPILDTSHAAMSNIQQWFTASISTTRP
- the yfaE gene encoding class I ribonucleotide reductase maintenance protein YfaE, which produces MSRDVVILRSSGARLECAEDHPNLLSLLEANNLCVEFQCREGYCGSCRMRLLKGEVHYPQRPLAFVQQDEILPCCCKAKGEIELEL
- the elaB gene encoding stress response protein ElaB, yielding MVNQTNQFESGLDDDIALLTETLEEVLKASGDPADQKYIELKSKAEQALNDVKSRVSQASDSYYYRAKQAAYRADDYVHEKPWQGVGIGATAGLVLGLLLARR
- the nuoN gene encoding NADH-quinone oxidoreductase subunit NuoN; translated protein: MTITPHQLIALLPLLIVGLTVVVVMLSIAWRRNHFVNATLTVVGLNLALLSLYFVGQVGAMDVTPLLRVDGYSMFYTALVMLASLATCTFAYPWLAGYPDNKDEFYLLVLIAALGGIVLASANHLASLFIGIELLSLPLFGLIGYAFRQKRSLEAALKYTILSAAASSFLLFGIALIYADSGNLSFVALGQSLTDSMIHEPLLLVGLGMMIIGLGFKLSLVPFHLWTPDVYQGAPAPVSTFLATASKIAIFGVIMRLFMYAPVTDSEAVRTVLAMIAFVSILFGNLMAISQSNIKRLLGYSSIAHLGYLLVALIAVKDHQLSLETSGVYLAGYLFSSLGAFGVVSLMSSPYRGPDADSLYSYRGLFWHRPILSAVMTVMMLSLAGIPMTLGFIGKFYVIASGVSAHLWWLTGAVVAGSAIGLYYYLRVTVSLYLSPPELHTRDTPANWAFTAGGVVVLISAILVLLLGVYPQPLIRLVQMAQPLM
- a CDS encoding GNAT family N-acetyltransferase, whose amino-acid sequence is MNIDWQDKHHSELTAPELYALLALRSAVFVVEQQCAYLDVDGKDLQAENRHLLGMADDQLVAYARLITPEDETSPVKIGRVIVSDRVRGARLGNRLMEQAISSCQQHWPGRDMFLSAQAHLENFYGQHGFVAVGENYLEDGIPHVDMLKNAP
- a CDS encoding glucan biosynthesis protein: MNRRMFMKASMAFSAVSGMTGLSTLFAQSAWAEDGIADGTAVRFDFDVLKKNAAALAKKPWGGAPGALPETLATLTPQAYNEIQYDANHSLWNNLPDRQLDVQFFHVGMGFKRRIRMFSVDGESRQAREIHFRPELFNYNNAKVDTKQLEGKTDLGFAGFRAFKKPELARRDIVSFLGASYFRAVDDTYQYGLSARGVAINTFSNGQEEFPDFTAFWFETPKAEDTTFTCYALLDGASVTGAYKFIIHCEEKRVVMEVENHLFARKEIRQIGISPMTSMFSCGTNERRMCNTYHPQIHDSDRLAMWTGKGEWIARPLNNPQRLQFNAYEDENPRGFGLLQLNHDFKDYQDVIGWYDKRPSLWVEPVGKWGKGAINLMEIPTTGETLDNVVCFWQPAEPVKAGSELNFSYKLYWSGLPPVRSGLARVDATRTGIGGFPEGWAPGEHFPETWCRRFAIDFIGGDLQAAAPKGIEPVITVSSGSVKQVEILYVDPLQGYRILFDWYPNSDSTQPVEMRLFLRSKDETLSETWLYQYFPPAPDQRKYVDDRQMTVG
- a CDS encoding nicotinamide mononucleotide deamidase-related protein YfaY translates to MIRVEMLSTGDEVLHGQIVDTNAAWLADILFQQGLPMTSRTTVGDSLASLIATLQARSHEADVLIVNGGLGPTSDDLSALAAARACGVELAMQQDWLEQMEAWFASRGRVMAASNRKQAEIPANAELIDNPVGTACGFALQLNRCWMFFTPGVPSEFKVMVEQQIIPRLKAKFSPPEPPICLRLTTFGRGESDIAAELEPLALPEGVVMGYRSSMPIIEIKLTGPASQRVAMEQVWQQVRLLLAECTLFEGTEGLPALLARELEQRGEQLAVSEQYTAGLLYWQLAAASVPLRGADILPARQETLEQQMTRTRDLAAQQQAALALSVGSLDQEEISIALHTPDASFGQRVKFSTGRHNLETRQKVVAMMAMNMLRRWLHGSEVSTGYGWIDVVETVRQ
- the nrdB gene encoding class Ia ribonucleoside-diphosphate reductase subunit beta gives rise to the protein MAYSTFSQNKNDQLKEPMFFGQSVNVARFDQQKYDIFEKLIEKQLSFFWRPEEVDVSRDRIDYQALPDHEKHIFISNLKYQTLLDSIQGRSPNVALLPLISIPELETWIETWAFSETIHSRSYTHIIRNIVNDPAVVFDDIVTNEQILARAQDISRYYDDLIEMTNYWHQLGEGTHKVNDKEVVVSLRALKKQLYICLMSVNALEAIRFYVSFACSFAFAERELMEGNAKIIKLIARDEALHLTGTQHMLNLLRSGEDDPEMKEIAAECREECFELFKKAALQEKEWAEYLFSGGSMIGLNKDILCQYIEYITNIRMQAVGLDLPFQTRSNPIPWINSWLVSDNVQVAPQEVEVSSYLVGQIDSEVGANDFDDFQL